TATCTGAGTTATTCCCTCTTACATTGTTAGATCGGATAACGCTATCTATAGCAAATTCACCTATAAATACCCCTGCGTTCACATTGTTCTCGACACAGTTATTGTCTACTATATTCTCAACCCCAAAGATATTAATTCCGCTATCCTCCTCTTGTTGAACCCCATTTCTTACGACTTTATTTCGGATAATTCGATTATTGTTGTTATCCGAATCAAGGCCACTCTCAATATTACATAGTACATCATTCCCCCAAACTAAATTGCTATTACCAAAATCAATCCCCTCTTCATCATTACATAAAGCTTTGTTCCATAAAATTAAATTATTATCCGTGAAAATTTCAAATCCATCATCACCATTTCTAATAGCCTGATTGCATATAAATAAATTGAAACCTGAGCTCTGTTCAAGAGTGAAAATACATCGTCACCATTCTCTTTTGCAAGATTCAAAAACACTAGATTGTTGGAACTGTTCAACTCTAACCCTTCATCAAAATTTCCAATGAATTTGCATTTTACAAAATAATTTTGATCTCCATTCACTTGAATTCCATTTACGAGTAAATTTACATTGCTTGAATTAAAGCTTGCTTCAGATTCAATAATTAAATTTCTTTCAGCATTTAAGGCAATTTCCATTCCATTGTTTTGATTGTTTATCGATTTTACTTGATTTACGATATTATCACTTGTTTGAATCAAAATACCGTTACCTTCAAAATTTTGAACTGTAAGTTTTTCAATTGTTACCATGGATGAATTTTGAATATCAATACCGATCGTATTTGCACTCTCTAACGAGGGAGCCATTTCAGAAGCCCCTAATAACCCAACCATCATTGCTCAAGTAACTTTTGACTGCTTAAAACCAGGGGATCAAATTTGGTTAAATGGTATTTTCCATCTGAACAATCCTGGTGAGATGGATGTATTAGTAACCCGTAAAATACAAAAAAATCAAACAGATATATACACTGCGGTTACAGAAATATCTCCTGATACTCTTACAAATGATAATTTTGGTCAAATTTTCTCTCAACAATTTGTTGATGCGATTTCAGAATTACAAAAAGATGTTACCTATCAATTAGTTGCTTTCGCAGAAGAGGATGTAATGTTTGATATTGTCTTAATGGGTCCCATCGTTTTTACTGCGACTCAATTTGTCAAAGGTAAGAAGGGCTTGAGGTAGTAATTCTTTAATCATACATTTGGCAAGTAGTTTATTTTCTTTCATTATTATTCACCTCTAACAGAACATTCACTCCTATTTTTTGAGGATGGGTCATTTCTCTATATCAATTTATTCTTATTTGAATTATAAACTGTCACATGCAGTAAGTACCAATACAATTGCAGTTCCTGTAGCAAATCTATGTAGAAAATCTCACTATTAGTGTAGTGGGGTTTTAAACTATTAAAAATGTGTACTTGTACTAGGATATTCGTCTATACAAATTCATTAAGTGCACTGCAATATATCATTTCTATTATAAGTAGAAGACTTAAAATGTGTACTTGCACTAGAACACCAGTCCAAGCAAAGTAGATTCTCTAAACATAGTATATATTACATCATTTTGAGAGGAGGGATGATTCTATTGGGTAAACATAGTAGTTTTGCTACAGGTACAACTATTGTATTGGTACTATTTATACTCTTAGTGATCATTTTATTTGGTTCATGGGGAATAATGTTTGATGGATTGTAGTCCAAACAAAATAGATTTCTTAACATAGAATGTATTATCTTAAATAATGAAAGAGGTGAACCCCATGAGTTTATTTAAAAATGTTGGAGTGGTTTTAGTATTATTTATTCTTTTAGTCATAGTATTAGTGAGTTGGGGCGGTGTCATTTTAGGTTTTCCCGCTTAGGGAAACCAATAATAAATTCAATTAGGATGCCCGTCCAATCAAAGTAGAATTTCCTAACATAGTATGTACTACATCATATATAGAAAGGGGTTGAGATTATGAGTGAACACAGTGGATTTGCTACTGGTGTAGCAATTGTTCTGGTACTTTTCATTCTATTAGTAATCATACTTTTAGCTTTAAGTAGACGTTCAGGATATAGCACGTCAGGGGGAATTTCTCTAGGAACTTCGTTAGAAGGAAGCACTGTTCTCGGTTAGTTGTGAATCTCTTGTATACGAATATAAGCTACCAAAGTTCAAAAATAGAATTACACTCTCCCACTAACTTAAACCAGTGGGGATTATTTCTCTATATCAACTTATTCTTATCAGATTTATAAACTATCACACCAAACAATAGAAATGTTATCACATACATCAACGGTCATTTCAAACGTTTCTTGTTCGATCCCATATCCGAAATATTCTAATCCCTGATATATAAGGGCAGCAACCATAAATAAAATATGTGGTTGTTTAATTCTTTCTAAAAATGTGTTCATATTAATTATCCCCTTTACTAATTAGTTTTTACCTGTTTTTATTTCTAGTTCTAGTATAGTTGGCATTCTACGTTTTGAGTGAGTGGAATTATAAAAGATACGCAATACTTTTCTTTCTAGGTCAGTAAGCAATGAAATCACCTTATAGGACGTTTGTTCTCATTATATTTGGGGTACAGACGTTCAGTCAAAAAAACCAATTCAATTTACCCAGATATAATGATTTCCGTACAAATCCAATCCATTAAGTTTTTTTCATGTATATAATAAGTACATTTTGGATGGATTTCTCTCGGTTAACTTGACGATGCCTCTTTTAGAGGGGTTAAAATTGGGTGTTTAACCCCTTACAAATATACAGGTCAATTGTATTGGATGCTCATATACTAATCTAAACAAACATAAAGGAGGGTTAGCATGGGGAATAAAACAGGTTTGTATCAGAAAATGATCAATGTCATGATTGCGGTTTCTTATCTTCAAAAAGATGACAAGGTGGAGTACAAGACTACAAAATATAAAGCCATTACAGAAGAAAAGGTAACTGGCGCTGTGAGAGCTGCATTAGTAGAAAATAAATTAGTTGTATTCCCGATTGAGCAACAACATCGAAAAGAAGGAAATCTCACAACGGTAGATGTGAAATACAAGATTGTTGATGCAGAAACGGGTGAAAGTGAAATATTGGTTAGTTCTGGAACAGGGGTGGATATGCAAGATAAAGGGGTAGGAAAAGCCATGACTTGTGCGTTTAAATATTTATTCTTACGTTCATTCGCCATAGCAACGAGGGAAGAACTGGACAAGGTTTCACCTGCTGAATTAGATAAGAAACAGAGAAAGCAAAAGGAAGAACGGGAAAAGAAATTAACTAATGTACCCGAGTCTGGCGACATAATTTTCCAAAAGAAGGTGTAGCAAAGGATCTTAGGTTTTTAAATGCGATCTTTTGAGTCTAATCAAAGTTTATCAACACGTGATTATGATTCAGAGGCAGCCGATGAAATTTTTATGTCGCCCGTGGCAGTGATGATGATCCAAACTATATCTCCATATAATAGCATCGATCGATTTTACCGTCATCTGCCCAATAAATGTTGTACATTATAAGAACATTTTGGATGGATAAATACCCCAACACGGCCAAAATAATACCATTGAAAATAATAGAATTTATATTCCCCTTTGTGAAGATTGTTCAAAGTAAGCTCCTCTCACTAAAATTTAGCGGAGGGACTTTTTATTTTCGTTGAGGCATGAGACTTTTGAAAACTCATTTGTGATTGCTTACTTGTAACTTATACAGCAGACAACAAAATGACACAGACATATGTGGATTTTGTAGAACTTAAGGTATATATCCAATCAGACTATTTATTTTGAGCATACAATAACTCATCAAATTGAAAAAGGAGGTGAAGCTTATGGGACATTTCGACAGGTCAATCTGTAATTGCTGCGTCTGTCCTATGCAGTGTGCTTTAAAGCAGTTGGCTGATGCTCAAACAGAGATAACTGTCATCGTCACTACACTTGGTGCTATACTCCCAACTGCCCCGGCTGTGTCTTTTACGCTAACAGAAGTCAAGGATTTTATTGTAACGACAAGTGAGGGAATAGACATCGCAATCTGTCAAATCATTACAGTTGGTTTTCTAACTCTCCCAACTGATTTTAAATTAAAGCCCATTCGAAAGGACGTCGTTGGAGAATGCGTATGTTGTGAAGATCCAATGACGAATTTGCTAGTAGATAAGATTGGGACGAACATATCTATACCTTCTGGTGGAGGACCTAGCGGCATTTTATCAGCAGGTGTAAAGGCTGTTGGAGAAGGAATCGTTTTATTGGAAAATATTGATATGGGAACTGGCTCTGTAACGCCCTTTAGCATAACTTCTACATGCTTGTTGGACGCTATAGGACCTCCTATTGTACCTCCACCACCTCCACCAGCGCCACCAAGTTTTCAACTGTAAGGTGGACTTTTTCTATCCTTTTCCCCCACCAGCTGTTACTTAAGCCAGTGGGGATTATACTTACTTCTGAACTGTACTCTTCACACCTGACCACAAACCACTTGCAGCAAGTCCCATTACAATCCCAACTAAAATAGCTTGTTTGAGATCAGTAAGAGCGACATAAAAATACCAGTTGCTACTCCTAATACTAGAAATATTAAAGGTTCAACAATATTAATAACTATCAAAAATATGTACTTGCACTATGACACCAGTCCAACCAAAACCCAGTGTCCAATTGCTCTATCCTTCTAGTAATCATCATAGTTACTTCAAGAAGATATGATGAGGACGATCTAACACTATTCTACAATTCATGATATAACTGTTTAGGTGATTTTTCCAAATGAAGTAAACAATTCATTTGTGATCTAAGACTCTTCCATCATGGAATCTGATAACTGTCGAAATATAATATTATATAAGAGGTACGGGGAGATATGCAAGAGTACAATTTTTAAGAATTAGGTACACGTCCAGTCGAAGCAATACCAACATGAATACATTATTAAAAACTAAAAAGGATGTGATCACATGGGCGTATTTTATGAGTCTAAGTGTAATTGTTGCGTCTGTCCGATGCAATGTGTTTTGGAGCAGTTGATAGGT
The window above is part of the Chengkuizengella sediminis genome. Proteins encoded here:
- a CDS encoding right-handed parallel beta-helix repeat-containing protein; its protein translation is MAPSLESANTIGIDIQNSSMVTIEKLTVQNFEGNGILIQTSDNIVNQVKSINNQNNGMEIALNAERNLIIESEASFNSSNVNLLVNGIQVNGDQNYFVKCKFIGNFDEGLELNSSNNLVFLNLAKENGDDVFSLLNRAQVSIYLYAIRLLEMVMMDLKFSRIII
- a CDS encoding ERF family protein; this encodes MGNKTGLYQKMINVMIAVSYLQKDDKVEYKTTKYKAITEEKVTGAVRAALVENKLVVFPIEQQHRKEGNLTTVDVKYKIVDAETGESEILVSSGTGVDMQDKGVGKAMTCAFKYLFLRSFAIATREELDKVSPAELDKKQRKQKEEREKKLTNVPESGDIIFQKKV